The Lycorma delicatula isolate Av1 chromosome 2, ASM4794821v1, whole genome shotgun sequence DNA window aaatataaattaataagtttgacccaccaggttggtcttgtggtgaacgcatcttcccaaatcagctgatttggaagtcaagagttccagcaataaagtaaaggcagttacttttatacggatttgaatactagatcaggaataccggtgttctttggtggctgggtttcattcaattaaccacacatctcaggaatggttgaaatgagactgtaaaagactatactttatttacactcatcctcattcatcctctgaagtaatacctgaacggtaattcccggaagctaaacaggaaaaagaaaaactctataaaaatttaattaaggataGTGTAAAGatagtacaaaaatatataaaaaattatcaaatttaatgttatgaaggaaatcttcattttttaataaactgttaaatttattttaaaatttgtttaatatattttaatgtatattcacTGTATTATTATGAATTTGGTATACACATTTGAGTAACAAATGgattataattacatttcttttggAAAGTGTAACTTGTAAGTTTGTATTGGTtctagaaatatttcaaaaaactaaaaattattagcgACTTGCTTTCAGATTATATGATAATTATTCTTTCAAAAGGTTTGTTCAGAGCTAATTATGGAATCTGTTCAAGTGCTAGTAGTAACTGTAGTGATCAAAATACTGTAAGAAAGATTTTATGCAGAATGAGTCCCTTTTGTCTGGATGTGCTTTTAGCTTTCTATGCCCCCAGGGCATTCTTTCTCACCATCAACCCCTATTCCTTATCTTTATCCCATCTTCACTACTGATTTAGGTTCTATAAGTAGTTAGACCCTGTAAGATCCATGCTTTAGGTGCCAGGATCCATAGAGTACACCAGCTTTGGTGCAATAATTTGAGGAAGCCTGCCTCAAATTAGGAACAATCTGTGGACCCTTTATTCTGCCTAGTGGCTATACAAATAATGGCTGAAGTACCTGTCTGGTAAAAGTtctaatttttcctaaaataccAATACATGTCATTTCTGTTCTTCTCAGGTGTACTTCtggttttttacatatttaatagataataatatataacaaaatactgTACTATATTATTTCAGGATATTGAGTGGATTATAGTTTTGCacaatattcagaaaataaatttcaccTGATTTACAGTAACTCCAAGTAATCGATTAGAAGTATTATTCTTTATAGCTTTTGCTACACATAATCTGAAAATATTGCCTTTGTATATAACTTAATTCAGCAGACATTGCTGAACTATAATCTGCTCAAGTCCgagatgttatttatatatttcataacaaattttctaattttgaattttatatatattcaaaggTTTTACATAATAGCATTCAATATGGAGCAAGCTTGGGCGATATACAGTGGTGCTATGTTATGTGGATTAGGTGCAGGTATACTATGGACAGCAGAAggaaaatatttagtgttaaattCTGAAGGTAAACTGATGGCAAGAAATGTGGGAGTCTTCTGGGTGTTTTTCGCCTTATCGTAAGTTGATCAGGTATATAAAAtgttactgtaatataaattcgCTAGGAAACTGAATAcaagttttgtatttaaataaaatatctttgatCAGATACCTTAAATGACTTAATTATGAAGTCAAGAGATTCAgtaaataagtacaataaaagaTATGCCTTAAAATCATATTAACTTCATTTCCAATTAGGACAAATCTAAGTCAtggaaaaattgatataaaagtcGTACATAAACTGATTATTATCCTTTTTCTTCACATAATTTTTCATGCATAATGTATACTACACTAAGACATCTACATTTTAGTAACATCAGCAgtgaattatttaatcaaacagctttaattaaaacgataaaaacTATTGTGTGAGTAGTACACCATAATTTCAATTCGCTTTTGTTTAACTACCTTgtattaaaatccattttattataagttaaaagtattttaagataatccataaatttttttaattaagtcacAAGCAAAGCAATatgtgaatatgtatatatatgcctGAAACCACTTGCAAGATGGCTGAAAGACGATTTGTAAGAGTCTAAGAAGCAGTAAAAGATCCGTAGAGTTTTTTTGTGAAGCATAACTACATCAAAAGTTGCAGAGTATTTTCCTTTACCCTGAAAAGCATGTATTAATGCATACACAGGTGTATCTAATAAATCATACAACAAATTGGATAAAAATATGCACTACACGATGACAGTATCTAAAAAATTAGTTGTAGACAATTTGACACAAAACATAGTTACACCCATAATGATGTAGTTAATCTCAAGAATATCAAATACCAAGCAAGGCTTATTAAGGAGAGCGAGGTATGAAGTGGTATCTCATTGCCTTTTTCACTGAGCCTAATACACTGTCACAAACCAACATGCCAATGCTTTTGAAACACAATTGATATTCAGCTCCTCAAGTGGCCTTCATTCAGATCACCAAAGGGTGAAAGGCTGTGTAATGATCATCATTATTCTCAGCGAAAGCAACTCTGGCTTGTGTCACTCAAACTTCAGATGTTTTTCATGTGTCACAGTCATATGAAGAACTGAgacaaataatgtaaataattttaatatattcttaataatgtTATCACATGCCTCCAGTCAGTAAGGAAAGTAGaattatcagtaaatataaaaaatgataactacTTCTTGAAATGAAGCTTTGATGGAATGAGCTCACTATGTTGATTTGGAACACCTTGAATGCTAAAATAAAGTCTTAAGTAATCatgtattattttcatacttGTTTTGTAGGCTGTTATCCTGgataatattttaacttgtaaGTGCTTGTTTTTCCTGCTAAAATGAGGATcatgtacaataaattgtttcATGACAGAACAATATCTTGTCAACAATACATTGTGATATATATACATTACTAATCAAGTACAACCAcagtaatatagtaatttttaaaatgttgttatgttaaaatgtttagtgttttaatcattatttctcAAACAAGGGagcaattaatgaaaaaaactacATGTTTTTACCTCCCAAAagcttaaaaatttgtaaaatttagcaatcaaaatttatttcttttaaaaaatactcagtCCAAAAATTGATATGTGGACACAGACAAACAAATGGTttcaaattgaaaacaatttattcatttagcttaaaaaattggtttttaaaggTTATTAGACATAGGTAGGTTACATGAATCTGATTGACTTTAGttgcagatttttaaattatcataagatTTTCACTTCTCTTAGAACaagcaagttaaataatttacaaatcaatttaGGCTAgccatataaataaacaaaattttcttccaATAGAAAAACaactataatgttttaaatactagtttttaattataaaataatttttttacagaaccttttatggaaatatatatacatattttgaattggaaggaaaaaaatatattgacagAGATACACGAAGGCTTGTCGTGTACGTGTTGACTGGAATATCTAGTCtttcaataataatgtttatgttgATACGACCAGCAAAGAAAGAAGTGGAAAAGTCTGAACTAGAAACAGAAGATGGGCCCataactgctttaaaaaaaacatggtcGGTCTTCACTACAAAAGATATGCTTACATTAAGCATAATGTTTCTATATGTAGGTATGacactttatgaaaaaaatatctacttactactattaaataaaaacattaaaataaaatacattttttgcacaaaaaaaagaaagataacagaaatacattataattaagaaatgatAACTGATTGAAACAAAGATTTGATGGAATCAGCacactgtgttttattgaattgattgaatttatcattattatatcacacatttattttatgataaagcaTGACTAGTCATCCAAATGAAAACTtagtactgttatttttatattttgtttcaaagaGTGGTGCAGTCTcttttaatacatatacatatatatatatatatatactagccagcTTGTCTACCCAGAACACGGACTCTCGGGGCTCAGACCAACCCAGATGAATCCTGGAATCAACTCAGTAGCTCCTCAGGGCATTCATTTTGTGTGTTTTGtatccttatatattttttaactagaaGTCCCTTTGTTGCAACAATTTTGATCACCAATGGAGTTGATTTCTCTGAacgtacaaaattcatttttggataatatttatGGCCGCTTAACACCtgctttgagaaatattttcaaaatgataatatcaataaatttgcaTGGTGTCAAGATTCATTTAATGACAAAGTTCCACCTAAATTTTCTTCTGCAAAAGAAACAAATCTGCTTAAATTGTTTTATGACTAATtgctgaaaacaaaatttagctGCATGGAATTAGCTGAATTTTGTGTATGACTAAAAGATGAATATCCACTCCTAAGCAGTAAAgctctgaaaattttaattccatttgaaCTTATTTGTGAGAAGATGGGTTTTCAGCAGTTGCTGTGATAAAATCTAagtatcgtatgaaaatcaatgtagAGAAGGAAatacgatatattttatttaactatattacattaatttgtcatttttatgtTTCTAGGAATGCAACAAGCATTTGTAACTGGTATATACAGTCCATGTGTTGGTTTTACCCTTAAGTTTGGGGATGCTTCCAAACAACTTATTCCTTTGTCTGGCCTGTTCTGCGGTGTCGGCAGTTTAATAGGTAAGAATGTCCTTCTCTAAAAAAGTTCCTTTTTAACCCCAAAAAGCTAGagtgaaggaaaaaattgaagaaagaaacAAGAGAACAAAGAACAATGATTTTATAGTAAGTTCAGTTTAGGTGTTTTTGCAAAACACCTAAACCGAACTTACTACcgaattaaaaaactgataaccaataaaaatgtacaaattcagctataacaaaacattaatttcatactCTCAAAACTTGTTCGCAACATCGCAATTTTGACCTTCCATACTAAAGCAACCAAAATTACCAATCAACCTATCAACATTCCAAACAACTGACGGTCACAACTGCCGAATGCGCGTCTTTTGGCGAAAAAGCACCCAAACGTATCCCTAGCACCCAGGATACTATTCTACACTAAACACCCTCTGCAGTCCTTTCGAGCgccaaaaaccttaaaaatctttcaataatgCGCCACTTATCTCTAACTTTCCAGTTAGCCTGCAGATTCAGACTCGAACCGATACCCTGAAACTCTGATCTTTGCACGTCTAAactcatatttttaatagatgtacaGCACATAAGTATCATCCGATGCTAAGCTCTGAGGACACTGACCCGAGTTAGTCAAGCCAAATCGAGCTAGCCTATCCCGAAATGCGCCATGCACCGAAAATAACCGAGTCATACATCGCTTCGGGAAGATCCACGAAGCTATTCTCAACGCTCACGTCTGGAAAGAGACCGTGCGTATAACGCCTATCTGTCGCCTCATCCCACCTGTCCAGCCAAATGTCAAAAATCTTGCTACTCTATTTCCCAAATACACTGCGCAGTCAGTTCACCCGACTTCTTCGCAGCGTAACGTAACTGACGTTCCAACAAGGATGTCAATTGGTTTAACACCCGCGATAACTAGAACTGCCTCACCAACTATGAAATAATCCTATAACCCCCTCTCGCcccacacgaacacacacacacacacacagtaagtAACAGAAGACGCTGCGCCCTCAACAGATTATTGCGGTAGCTTTTATACTTCATCCTGTTTGCCCAACAGGTGCTACAATAGGATGGCCTATTCGTTATGTGATCAAAATACGGGTCATGAAAACACGGGCCCACCGCGTTGCGGCCAAACAGCCCTTCAGTAGGAACGTGGTAGTCTTGTCAGGGCTAAATACCATTTTGTGTTAATTGCTCCACACCTCTAGTACTTTACACGCTTGAGCTTCCTGGAATTCGATCCCGTTCTGCGAGTCTCTTTTGACCAGCAGAAGCCCATCATCGGCATAAGCGATGACACGACATTCGCTGGGCAACCTCAACCGCATGAGAGAGTTAAACTCCACAATCCAAAGCAGAGGGCTCAGTACACTGCCTTGGGGGACACACCTTGGACAGCCTCTTACTCATCTCAGTGCCACCATCATGAAGCACTACATATCGGttacaaaagtaactttttatcACCCCGATCTCATCACTCGTACACGCCCGCCGTTGTAATTGATACAAGGCAGAGGGCTACCacaagttgttaaatgccccggatatataacaaaataaacgcAGGACATAACGAAGAGTTGGAGTCAGTAATGATATCAATCACTTTTTAAACTGCATCCTCTGTTACTTTCCCCAGTCGAAAACCAAACTGGTTCTCCATCAAGAGATTTTGCGAGCCCAACCTTTCATTAATCCGCAAATACAGAGGCTTCTCAAACACCTTACCAAGTACTAGTAGAAACGTAAGAGGCCTGTACAACAAAATCACAGTAGGATCCTTGTCACCACCTTTAAAAAGAAGCTTAATCACACCTCTTTTCCAACACATCAGAAAATAGCTAGCAAAAAGCATTCTATTCAGAACCTTCGTTATTGCACCTACACTTACGCCCAACAAGCGAACAAGAGGTTCCACAGTGATTCCGTCATACCCAAGAGCCTTATGCCTTGCTAAACTGCAAAAAACCTGCCGCACTTCAgcctcagtaatctccaaagATGCCATACCCGAACGAAAAGGAGCGACCTCACGTCTAACACGCAGATGACCTCACGCCTGACACTCACCCTCCATATCATCTGGCAGTAAATCATTCATTAGACTGCGCAATATCACCGCCTTATCAGTCAGCAACCTTGCAGGATCGAGAGAGCAGATAGAAGAAAGTCATTCTCTGGTTTATGTCTCAAAATCCTATAAACGACACCCCAGGGATCCTTATTGCCCTGATCCTGCACGAAAGAACACTAAGAATCCCTTTTTTCTGTCGAATCATATGAAAATACAGGTCCTCAAATCCCTATATTCGGAAGCGAATATAGCTAATATATTTAGCCGTACGCTCGTTGCTCAGGGTCATCCTCACGTTGAGAAGCTCGCCTAAGACAATCCACACACCGCTTCAGATCAGAAAACTCTCTCGTCCCCCACGGAGAAATCTCTCCCGACCAGAACTACGTGGAGTAGTTTTCTGCAGCACCCAAATAAGCACGATAAAGCCTCTCCGCCACTCCTCCAAATCAGTAACTTCCAAATTCCGCCCCAAGACACAGAATCTGGCCGATAATATATCAACTTATTTTTGCCAGTCTGCCCTCCTATGCAGGAAACGATTGCCACCAACAAACAAGTAAACGCGTACGTCTGAAACTTCGCAGCACGCAACCTTACAGGatcattctttataaatatcataataatttgGCCGTATTTGCGCTATTACTGTctcaggctgagaactttccgaacgaccctggtaaaaagaaactattataaaaaggaaacgtttgtttgtatgttaacaaaaatctccaaaacctCTGAACTAATCGCTACCAAGTTTTACCAGCAGCTTCAATACATAATTCGGAGTGTAATAGACTATATTaagatcaaaaattatttattaaaacgtgtaaataataaataatccgttacggtgcTGCGCTTCTCATTCGgtcttattgaaattaaaaacacgTTTGTAGCTCTtggttaaaagtatttatatggtTTATCAACACCAATTCGTGATGAACTAGAAAATGAAAAGCCCTATGACACAATGTTCCGAAATTCTTCTAATACCAGTGAACTTCAAgagtagataaataaatgttaacgtTTCTAAATTACCATCAGATCAGCGCCTAGCATATGATTCCAACACTAACAATATCCATAGTAACAGAAAGAGAGTTTTTTTTAGATGTTCCTGGAAGCACTGGGAAAACCTTTCTAATTAATCTGCCTTCCTCATACATTTTATCGGCATATAGCTTGGCTCTCGGTGTAGCATCGTCAGACATCTCTGTGACGCTCCCCACCGGTGATAAAACTGctcattcaacttttaaattgCTGTTAAATGTACTATGTAGACAAGAATCAGTTTGCTCTATATGTAAAACTGATCCCTtggtaaaattttccaaaacttaTTGTATGGGATGAATGCACTGATTCACTGAGTTCATGTTGACGCAAATAATTGTACTCTCAGAGACTTTAGGTCGTGTGATAACTTTTGTCTTTGAGCAAGATTTTCGGCAAGTTTTGCCAGTGCAGGCAAACTCATGACAGAAggtgctaaatttttttaatgacattttcagGGAAATGAGTCGACATATTTTTACTGTGCAAGATGTAATAGGAAAAGACaaacaaatgttaaatttaaaagattttacagctgctaaattattctttattgatcaacaaaccttttttttgtaatgaagcTTTTTATGAACCTTTGAGAAGTAGACAGTCGTAGATGCCTTATAAAAGGGTACCTTCGAGAATCCAAATGAAGAAATTGAACCTGTACCCCAGAGACAGCAAGTTGCTGAGGGCACCAACTAATGAAGATGTGCATGGCTTGAtcaataaaaacttaacattaaCTGTACATTGAATAGTATGACTGATATCAGTGATAACACCTgaacttttcaataatatatattcttctacttttatttttttaatttttgataagctTTTTGACTTTCAAGAACAATCATCTTTTATTGAATTTTGCTTTAGCAAACTTAGAATGATTGTACAAAAAGGAAAATCAgaagattttcttctttttttgagcAGTTTTAGaggaaaaagaaattgtaatttcaGTGGATACTATTCAAGTTCTAAATTTCATAGAGCTCTGAAAGATTTAAACAGGAAACAGACAGCAGGATTAAatactaaaatgtttaaattattacattaattgaatGAAGTGGGACTAATCAGACAATACAAATTCTTATATAAGATCTATCAGACTGAAGAATTACTCTGATTTCAAAagtattatgattatatataagtaaagattttttaaagtattatgatTGCATATTAAAGAAAGATGGAGCTGATAAATTTAAGAACTACCTTTACCaaatttaatatatcatgttcaaaatgattaattatagcAATTCTAATAAGAGTAGAATGATATCTTTATTGTTTACTAGATAAACAtagttaaattttagaaaaagtaataacaCAAAGAAGCAATTTTAGAACTCAATAAATTTTAGAAGTGtgaatgaagaaaaacaaaatcttaatacTACTCACAGAAAGTGTTTTATATTGTGGAAAGTGTTTTTTATCTGGAAAGTGTTTTATATTGTGGAAAGGAgcagaatttttgaaattttatgaaaaattgggtcattgtattgataaaaaaggattattttaaatttcaaaggaaTCAAATAGCTATAATTTGTGTAATAGAAAAGGAATTTTAAGCTATAAATGGTGTGTTCAACTGATTATTAAATTTGGGtggtgatatttttaatttcatgcctTTCTGATATATGTGATTACCTGTCtctaaataaaaaagtgtactaATCTGAAAACATGTTTCTTCACTTATTACTGATCTGGCTTGTATATGCGTAgatattgtaacttttttaatcattaataatgtaTGAGCTGTTTTTAGATTGGCAGTATGCTTTCTGTTGTACTGCAAGCAATCTGTGTTGAAAACATACTCATAAGTTTGTTCCACTGTCAACTCTCAACTAAACCCTTagcaaatagtttttataaatttttttttttcctcttatTTGCCATTTCTTTTGAAGTAAGAAAGCCAGTTACTTTGAAATGATCTAAAATAGTATGCACAGGAGAGTGTAACCTCAACGAGAGAGTACACCTCAACGTAAGCTAGTTTCaacatcagaaattatttttcattagtataCTTCAGGGCTTTAAAAGAGAAACTTTTCTTGGGATCACACCTATTATTATATGCACTACATCAAGTAtgaaaattgtgattttatttttttttttaaataaataaaaaaatattaacaataaatagatagtgaaaacattttcacaaaaCAAACACCAGTTATTGgatatgctaataaaattacacattactATGAGAACAAAATAATGTGATGTTCAATCTAATCACAATGTTTAATCttgatttagtttttaaacacacttagaattaatttttttccttatttagattaattttcatgttactGTAAGTGTTCAAATAACTTACCAAGtaagcaaaacaaaattattaatggatTCTTCATCAGTAAGCCATTAATAAGGTACACCTCAAAGgatcttatttgttttttagcaTTCATTAATATTCTTTCTGAAACTTAGTTCAGTATTTGAACTCATCATTCATTTAATAATGAAGTTAATAGAGATTTAGATCAATGTGTAATTACTATAACATTCTACATATAATACAGCAACATTTTTGGGCGAGTCAGGCTTTCAACAGTGTGGAACAATgaactatattaaaaaagatttagtcCTATATCAAACTGCTACTTAACTCTAAGCTCACGGGGGAAAAATTCTCTATTTTTAGTTCAtcattcattttgtaaatttaatgtcattaaaaaagtTGGTTGTTATAGTTTTACTAGTATTCAGTTACCAGAGACTGATTTTATGAACAGAGTatgattttaacttaaataaaagaatgCTTATTCAACTATAGAACACTATAGAACACTTATAACAACTACGAAATCCTTGGGATTGTTaaactacatacaaaaaaaaattataaattaaataagttttttaacaaaaacagatttaaaactggAGAAAATTTTACTGGTCTGAGATATaggagtaattttaaaaacagtatctTCATGAAATTTAGTTTTAGATACCTCTgtcaatttcatttcattgttctaaagaaatttataaacttttataccATCAAAATGTCAAAAAAGTGAGGCAATATACAAAGAAAGAAGTattcaaattacaaatttatgactcagcaaaaaaaattttaatttatacattttatctcTTATAGGTTTTAATTAGGCTCAATGTGAGATAGAATATTCTAATTAGATTTTTCTATACAAGTTGGTGAGAAAAAAGTATCTATTACATGTAACAATCTTGAAAACTAAACTATCACAGTATTTCAACTTAATTACCAATTTTAAATgctaattaagttataattatttttcagaacagaagagaaaatttcataaatttttctcaaattattcCAGGTcaggttttttcatttctattttggTTTGTTGTTTAAGTATTCTTATAattcactttgtttttttttttatcctacatTATAAAAGGAGGATCAACTCAAATTCTCATGAGTgataaaatcaacaaatattcATTTGGAAGAAGCACAGCCGCCTTAGTTGGTTTTGTATCTCAACTGATCGCATTCCttcttatctttttaaatttacctaattCATCCGTATTTAATAACACAGAAGAAGAAGCAATTATAGAAagcaggtaaaataaaattactaatcatgtttttaatttaagtgcATAATTAActacatctaatttttaatttgaatttttttggcagGTAATTAATTCACCATACAGGGTTATATGCttgtttatagaaatatataatggAAATTTTAGAACATATAAAAATGCCAAGTGtaatcattattttgaatttaaacatttatttaattattataccgaacattttaattataaatgcacGCATCACCAT harbors:
- the LOC142319010 gene encoding UNC93-like protein MFSD11 → MCFCFKKVDESLCNVIFLGMCFMILFAADFTLANMQKTILSSIHDEDPNFTVEGYTVLGVLYTVFSVTLWLGPSIVALCGIRCAFIFASIGYTFYIIAFNMEQAWAIYSGAMLCGLGAGILWTAEGKYLVLNSEGKLMARNVGVFWVFFALSTFYGNIYTYFELEGKKYIDRDTRRLVVYVLTGISSLSIIMFMLIRPAKKEVEKSELETEDGPITALKKTWSVFTTKDMLTLSIMFLYVGMQQAFVTGIYSPCVGFTLKFGDASKQLIPLSGLFCGVGSLIGGSTQILMSDKINKYSFGRSTAALVGFVSQLIAFLLIFLNLPNSSVFNNTEEEAIIESSIYIALLCSILLGLGDSCYNTQIYSLIAVMFPKESAQSCALYTFTKGILVSTTFYFSNHVGLHKQLATLATGAIIAALIYCYIDQKTVKTIRDKKKLQEQPDITEPDQLMTPA